In one Candidatus Dechloromonas phosphoritropha genomic region, the following are encoded:
- a CDS encoding IS3 family transposase (programmed frameshift) produces the protein MTRRKRRNHSPEFKAKVAMAAIKGDKTLAEMAQQFDVHPNQITDWKTQLMERSSVVFGDTAAKEKGPDILAMEAKIGRLSLENGFFRRRAHQGGTAERKTMIDRSHTLPVVRQCRILGLARSTAYYTPEPVSSADLALMRRIDELHLEHPFAGSRMLRDLLRLEGHSIGRKHVRTLMKKMGIEALYRKPNLSKRHDAHLIHPYLLRDLVIDRPNQVWATDITYIPMRRGFVYLVAVIDWCSRKVLSWRLSNTLTTDFCLEAVSEAILHFGKPDIFNTDQGSQFTSSDFTGLLKDNGIRISMDGKGCWRDNVFVERLWKSVKYEEVYLKAYDTVADAKANLGRYLDFYNARRPHQTLDGKTPDTVYVENLPKETVAA, from the exons ATGACGAGAAGGAAGCGGCGGAATCACTCGCCGGAGTTCAAGGCGAAGGTGGCGATGGCGGCCATCAAGGGCGACAAGACGCTGGCCGAGATGGCGCAGCAGTTCGATGTTCACCCCAACCAGATTACCGACTGGAAGACACAGTTGATGGAGCGTTCGTCAGTCGTGTTTGGCGACACGGCCGCCAAGGAGAAAGGCCCGGACATTCTGGCCATGGAAGCAAAGATTGGTCGCCTGAGTCTGGAAAATG GATTTTTTAGAAGGCGCGCTCACCAAGGCGGGACTGCTGAGCGCAAGACGATGATTGACCGCAGCCACACCCTGCCGGTAGTCCGGCAATGCCGGATTCTCGGGCTTGCCCGGTCGACCGCCTACTACACCCCGGAACCTGTCTCGTCCGCCGATCTGGCGCTGATGCGCCGCATTGATGAATTGCATCTGGAGCACCCGTTCGCTGGCAGCCGGATGCTGCGCGACCTGCTGCGCCTGGAAGGCCATTCCATCGGCCGCAAGCACGTGCGCACGCTGATGAAAAAGATGGGGATCGAAGCACTTTACCGGAAACCGAACCTTTCCAAACGGCATGATGCCCACCTGATCCATCCCTATCTGCTCAGGGACCTGGTCATCGACCGCCCCAATCAGGTTTGGGCCACCGACATCACGTACATTCCGATGCGCCGGGGCTTCGTCTATCTGGTCGCCGTTATCGACTGGTGCAGCCGGAAAGTCCTCTCCTGGCGGTTATCCAACACGCTGACTACGGATTTCTGTCTGGAGGCGGTCAGCGAAGCCATCTTGCATTTCGGCAAGCCGGATATCTTCAACACCGATCAGGGTAGCCAGTTCACCAGCAGCGATTTCACCGGGTTGCTGAAGGATAACGGAATCCGGATCAGCATGGATGGCAAGGGCTGCTGGCGTGACAACGTCTTTGTCGAACGACTCTGGAAAAGCGTCAAGTACGAGGAGGTCTATCTCAAGGCTTACGACACGGTGGCCGATGCCAAGGCCAACCTGGGGCGCTACCTGGATTTCTACAACGCCCGCCGACCGCATCAAACCCTTGACGGTAAAACGCCGGATACGGTCTACGTCGAAAACCTGCCAAAAGAGACGGTCGCAGCATGA
- a CDS encoding copper chaperone PCu(A)C, whose translation MKQLSVVAAGLLLSAGVLAGAADNVSVQDPYVRLAPPSAPATGAFMVIRNAGDKDVRVVKADNPVSKATELHTYVNEGGVMKMRPIPAIEIKAKGEAVLKPGGLHVMMIDLKVPMKEGDTVPITLTFDDGSSKQVDARVVRPSPAPAPVQQKQH comes from the coding sequence ATGAAACAGCTATCTGTTGTGGCTGCTGGCCTGCTGCTTTCCGCCGGCGTCCTGGCCGGCGCCGCGGACAATGTTTCGGTGCAGGATCCCTATGTCCGCCTGGCGCCGCCCAGCGCCCCGGCGACCGGCGCCTTCATGGTGATCAGGAATGCTGGGGACAAGGACGTCAGGGTGGTCAAGGCCGACAACCCGGTATCGAAGGCAACAGAGCTGCACACCTATGTCAATGAAGGTGGGGTCATGAAGATGCGCCCGATTCCGGCAATCGAAATCAAGGCGAAGGGCGAGGCGGTGCTCAAGCCCGGTGGTCTACACGTGATGATGATCGACCTCAAGGTGCCGATGAAGGAGGGTGATACGGTGCCGATCACGCTGACCTTCGACGACGGCAGCAGTAAGCAGGTCGATGCCAGGGTGGTGCGGCCTTCGCCTGCGCCGGCGCCGGTGCAGCAGAAGCAGCATTGA
- a CDS encoding SCO family protein: MAEGGDFTLQSADGPVSLRDFRGKVVLLYFGYTYCPDICSTSLAVAADGLKELKPDELARVAMILVLVDPKRDTSEKPKEYARFLHPVISGVTGAPEEIAIVAKRYGIVYVEQKVATAGDGYAVDYSADT, translated from the coding sequence TTGGCCGAAGGTGGCGACTTCACGCTACAGTCGGCGGACGGCCCGGTTTCGCTCAGGGATTTCCGGGGCAAGGTGGTCCTGCTCTACTTCGGTTATACCTACTGCCCCGACATCTGTTCGACTTCGCTCGCCGTTGCCGCCGACGGGCTGAAGGAACTGAAGCCGGACGAACTGGCGCGGGTCGCCATGATCCTCGTTTTAGTCGATCCGAAACGCGACACGTCGGAAAAGCCCAAGGAGTATGCCCGGTTCTTGCATCCGGTCATCAGCGGCGTGACCGGAGCGCCGGAGGAGATCGCCATAGTGGCGAAGCGCTATGGCATCGTCTACGTCGAACAGAAGGTCGCGACGGCTGGCGACGGTTACGCTGTCGACTATTCTGCGGATACCTAA
- a CDS encoding winged helix-turn-helix domain-containing protein: protein MGRPFKGEGSVAEALKIVKEAKSVEQLRQAQAVVLPLCYGLNLEQTAAVIGVSLSWVSRLRNAFLAGHRVGGESEPARGGRHRENFTRAQEAELLKPFFDQAAKGGILVVSQIKPALEKALGRPMALSSAYNVLHRNGWRKLAPDKRHPQSDPTAQEAWKKNSPTPLPNSGEISLKEPRSV, encoded by the coding sequence ATGGGAAGGCCGTTCAAGGGAGAGGGGTCGGTAGCGGAGGCGCTGAAGATTGTCAAAGAAGCCAAGAGTGTGGAACAACTGCGCCAGGCCCAAGCGGTTGTTCTGCCGTTGTGCTACGGTTTGAATCTTGAGCAGACCGCCGCGGTGATCGGCGTTTCGCTCAGTTGGGTCTCACGATTACGCAACGCGTTTCTGGCTGGACATCGGGTAGGCGGTGAATCGGAACCTGCACGAGGCGGACGCCACCGGGAGAATTTCACCCGAGCGCAAGAAGCCGAACTGTTGAAACCCTTTTTCGACCAAGCGGCCAAGGGCGGTATATTGGTCGTCAGTCAGATCAAGCCGGCCCTGGAGAAAGCGCTGGGACGCCCGATGGCGCTGTCCTCCGCCTACAACGTGCTACATCGCAACGGTTGGCGCAAGCTGGCGCCAGACAAGCGACATCCGCAAAGTGATCCGACCGCGCAGGAGGCGTGGAAAAAAAACTCCCCGACACCCTTGCCGAACTCCGGAGAGATTTCGCTCAAGGAACCCCGATCCGTCTGA
- a CDS encoding response regulator transcription factor, producing MPDPTLIIDDDATFNAILIRTLERRGHKAHGATNTISALALAREIVPAHVVLDLNMNGSSGLLLIPQLLAINPDCRIVVLTGYASIATAVDAIKLGAVQYLAKPVEIEAILAAFESDDEPDPDLIAPEEPLSVDRLEWEHIQRILNENDGNISATARALKMHRRTLQRKLSKRPVRT from the coding sequence ATGCCCGACCCGACCCTCATCATCGATGACGACGCCACCTTCAACGCCATCCTCATCCGGACACTCGAACGACGAGGGCATAAGGCGCACGGCGCAACCAACACGATTTCCGCGCTCGCCTTGGCACGTGAAATCGTCCCCGCGCACGTGGTGCTCGACCTCAATATGAACGGCAGTTCAGGACTGCTGCTGATCCCGCAACTGCTGGCCATCAATCCCGACTGCCGCATCGTCGTGCTGACCGGGTACGCGAGTATCGCCACGGCTGTCGACGCGATCAAGCTGGGCGCCGTTCAGTATCTGGCCAAGCCGGTCGAGATCGAGGCCATCCTGGCCGCCTTCGAAAGCGATGACGAGCCAGACCCCGACCTGATTGCGCCGGAAGAACCGCTTTCGGTAGACCGGCTCGAATGGGAACACATACAGCGCATCCTCAACGAAAACGACGGCAACATTTCGGCCACCGCCCGGGCGCTCAAGATGCACCGCCGCACGCTGCAGCGCAAGCTCTCGAAACGACCGGTCCGTACCTGA
- a CDS encoding IS4 family transposase, with product MHTGKLVFAQVMDHLPLHTFWRCVAKYPGRYPTLTFSHLDQFLCMAFAQLTYRESLRDIETCLRAHEAKLYHLGIRGGIARSTLADANENRDWRIYQDFALSLIQTARKLYAEDSFGLELTHTVYALDSTTIDLCLALFPWARFRKRKGAVKLHTLLDLRGNIPTFIHISDGKLHDVNILDQIIFEAGSFYVMDRGYIDFARLHALHLTQAFFVTRAKSNLQYRRVYSHPVDKTTGLRCDQTIMLTGPRPSQGYPIHLRRVKFYDAKHDKLLVFLTNNFDLPALTIAELYRCRWQVELFFKWIKQHLRIKAFFGTSENSVKTQVWIAIAVYVLVAILKKRLKSMASLYTILQILSLTLFEKTPINQLITNIKSNQEEPQMTNQLNLFTKISGQ from the coding sequence ATGCATACAGGGAAGCTGGTATTCGCCCAAGTGATGGATCATCTGCCACTGCACACCTTCTGGCGCTGCGTGGCCAAGTACCCTGGCCGTTACCCGACGCTCACTTTCTCTCACCTCGATCAGTTTCTGTGCATGGCCTTCGCGCAACTGACCTACCGGGAAAGCCTGCGCGACATCGAGACCTGCCTGCGTGCCCACGAAGCCAAGCTCTATCATCTGGGCATTCGCGGCGGCATCGCCCGCAGTACCTTGGCGGACGCCAACGAGAACCGCGACTGGCGCATCTATCAGGATTTCGCCCTCAGCCTGATCCAGACGGCGCGCAAACTCTATGCCGAGGACAGCTTCGGCTTGGAATTGACGCATACAGTCTATGCCCTCGACTCGACCACGATCGACTTGTGCCTGGCGCTCTTTCCCTGGGCGCGTTTTCGCAAACGCAAAGGGGCTGTCAAACTCCATACGCTCCTCGATCTGCGGGGCAACATCCCGACTTTCATTCACATCTCGGACGGCAAGCTCCACGATGTCAATATCCTCGATCAGATCATTTTCGAGGCTGGCAGTTTCTACGTCATGGATCGGGGTTATATCGATTTCGCCCGACTCCACGCCCTGCATCTGACCCAAGCTTTCTTTGTCACGCGCGCCAAATCCAACCTTCAATACCGGCGGGTCTATTCGCATCCAGTCGACAAAACGACCGGTCTGCGTTGCGACCAAACCATCATGCTGACCGGGCCACGGCCCAGCCAGGGTTACCCAATCCATTTGCGTCGGGTGAAGTTCTACGATGCCAAGCACGACAAGTTGCTCGTTTTCCTCACCAACAATTTCGACCTTCCTGCCCTGACCATCGCCGAGTTGTACCGCTGTCGCTGGCAGGTGGAACTCTTTTTCAAATGGATCAAGCAGCATCTGCGAATCAAGGCATTCTTCGGGACTTCAGAGAACTCAGTCAAGACTCAGGTCTGGATCGCAATCGCCGTTTATGTGCTCGTCGCCATCCTCAAAAAACGGCTGAAATCCATGGCATCGCTCTACACAATCCTACAGATTCTGAGCCTGACTCTGTTCGAGAAAACACCAATCAATCAACTGATTACAAATATCAAATCCAATCAGGAGGAACCACAAATGACTAACCAATTGAATTTATTCACGAAAATCTCCGGACAGTAG
- a CDS encoding transposase, with protein sequence MGSLARFRLTGGEAGETKALPLLGDLLPDSLSADKAYDTDAIIEHLAANEIQAVIPPKSNRIVQRSFDQHLYKNRNLVERFFCRIKQFRRIATRYDKLAERFASFVALAAAFIWLT encoded by the coding sequence TTGGGGTCACTCGCCCGCTTTCGTCTCACCGGTGGAGAAGCCGGTGAGACGAAAGCGCTGCCCCTGTTGGGCGATCTGTTGCCCGACTCGCTGAGTGCGGACAAAGCCTACGACACAGACGCGATCATCGAGCATCTTGCTGCGAATGAGATTCAAGCGGTCATCCCTCCCAAAAGCAATCGTATTGTCCAGCGTAGTTTCGATCAGCACCTTTACAAAAATCGCAACCTGGTAGAACGCTTCTTCTGCCGGATCAAGCAGTTCCGACGCATCGCCACGCGCTATGACAAACTCGCCGAACGCTTCGCTTCCTTCGTCGCCCTCGCCGCAGCTTTCATCTGGCTCACGTGA
- a CDS encoding IS4 family transposase encodes MHGANFLAAARREPRFFTRNRELPFTNLIAFLLTGIRGAVQAELDSCFALLAGRTRLCRAITASAFSKARSHLVANLFEPLNTELLRLVDEVVPQQPDWQGLRVLAADASKVRLTLLDLEGRRHIREAAIFGLFRPGIELFDSLILHSSLVGERQMLFERLDRLGAQDMLVLDRGYPGAWLVAALLHRGIPFCIRCDSSASFSAITQFMRSGEDEAQVTLPPPHRQDAIDYECPRLPSMVRLIRQVTPTGKVRVLMTSLLDTARYPATSFSALYHSRWRIEEAFKRIKHRLNLEHTSGLTWLAACQDVGAKMVCDNLNALATYLAAEERLPSDSPWRVNRTMAFNTVRRILPRVLAGVQQITTRVTKEIFSEIVKNLQKFIPDRARPRPNQRKPHLSFAYKPAV; translated from the coding sequence ATTCATGGCGCCAATTTCCTTGCCGCCGCCCGCCGCGAGCCTCGGTTTTTCACCCGAAACCGTGAATTGCCATTCACGAATCTGATCGCTTTCCTGCTCACCGGCATTCGCGGCGCAGTTCAGGCGGAGCTTGATTCCTGCTTTGCCCTGCTTGCCGGAAGAACCCGCCTTTGTCGGGCGATCACGGCCAGTGCCTTCTCAAAGGCGCGCAGCCATCTGGTCGCCAATCTCTTTGAGCCGCTCAATACAGAATTGCTGCGCCTGGTCGATGAGGTCGTTCCGCAGCAGCCGGACTGGCAAGGCTTGCGGGTCTTGGCGGCGGATGCATCGAAGGTACGTCTGACCTTGCTTGACCTGGAAGGGCGCCGCCATATTCGAGAAGCGGCCATCTTCGGTTTGTTTCGGCCAGGGATCGAATTGTTCGACTCGCTGATTTTGCACAGTTCGCTGGTCGGCGAACGTCAGATGTTGTTTGAGCGGCTTGACCGACTCGGTGCTCAGGACATGCTGGTGCTTGATCGCGGGTATCCGGGTGCCTGGTTGGTCGCGGCGCTGTTGCATCGAGGTATCCCCTTTTGCATACGCTGTGATTCGTCCGCTTCCTTTTCTGCCATCACCCAGTTCATGCGATCCGGAGAAGATGAGGCGCAGGTGACATTGCCGCCACCGCATCGTCAGGATGCCATTGATTACGAGTGTCCGCGTCTGCCTTCTATGGTTCGCCTGATTCGTCAGGTGACGCCGACTGGCAAGGTACGGGTCTTGATGACCTCCTTGCTTGATACCGCGCGGTATCCGGCCACAAGCTTCTCAGCCCTTTATCACAGCCGTTGGCGTATCGAGGAGGCGTTCAAGCGCATCAAACACCGGCTCAATCTGGAGCACACGTCCGGCCTGACTTGGCTGGCCGCCTGCCAGGATGTTGGGGCCAAGATGGTGTGTGACAATCTCAATGCCCTGGCCACCTACCTGGCTGCGGAAGAGCGGCTGCCCAGCGATTCGCCATGGCGAGTGAATCGGACGATGGCCTTCAATACCGTACGTCGTATCTTGCCCCGAGTCTTGGCGGGTGTGCAGCAAATCACCACCCGAGTTACCAAGGAAATCTTCTCGGAAATCGTCAAAAACCTTCAGAAATTTATCCCTGATCGTGCTCGACCTCGGCCAAACCAGCGAAAGCCTCACCTGTCCTTTGCTTACAAACCCGCCGTATGA
- a CDS encoding dihydrolipoyl dehydrogenase, with amino-acid sequence MKPEISIDVAIIGAGSAGMYAMREVRAAGRSFVLIDRGPLGTTCARVGCMPSKVALHTAALWAARKEFAAIGGAGVKSLTLDTAQAWAALRKMRDQFASRPAKAARALAGEFLLEGPARFLEPGVLEVILGDESQIVRAGSVVIATGSSPVVPKWLDAVAERTVTTDQLFDLPALPKRVGILGLGAIGLEMGLALARLGVEVTGADVANAVAGIVDPQIGERAIACFGKEMTLWLGAAATVAPAVDGVLMRSGEREAKVDLLLAALGRRPNVDSLNLAAAGVAVDAHGLPEFDPATLQVGNLPIFIAGDANGDRPLMHEAADQGVIAGYNAARPQATRFGRKVAIGIAFSDPDVTSVGARFDQLDPQVIVIGSAGGDSNGRAKILGSEDSLLRIYADARDGKLLGAAMVATGGEHLAHLLAWAIQRGETAQSLLQLPFYHPVVEEMLQTALKEIAQKFPDPDGLPAGLFKA; translated from the coding sequence ATGAAGCCAGAAATCTCGATCGACGTCGCCATCATCGGTGCCGGCAGTGCCGGCATGTACGCCATGCGGGAAGTTCGCGCGGCCGGCCGCTCCTTCGTGCTGATCGATCGCGGGCCGCTGGGCACGACTTGTGCCCGGGTCGGCTGCATGCCGTCGAAGGTTGCGCTGCACACGGCCGCCTTGTGGGCGGCACGCAAGGAATTTGCCGCCATCGGCGGGGCCGGCGTTAAATCGCTGACGCTCGATACCGCACAAGCCTGGGCCGCGCTGCGCAAGATGCGCGATCAGTTTGCCAGCCGTCCGGCCAAGGCCGCACGGGCGCTGGCCGGCGAATTTCTGCTCGAGGGGCCGGCCCGTTTCCTTGAGCCGGGCGTCCTCGAGGTGATCCTCGGCGACGAAAGCCAGATCGTCCGCGCCGGTAGCGTAGTGATCGCCACCGGTTCCAGCCCGGTGGTGCCGAAATGGCTGGATGCGGTGGCCGAACGGACGGTGACGACCGACCAGCTTTTCGATTTGCCGGCTTTGCCGAAGCGCGTCGGCATCCTCGGTCTCGGGGCGATCGGCCTCGAAATGGGCCTGGCCCTGGCGCGCCTGGGTGTCGAAGTGACCGGCGCCGATGTCGCGAACGCGGTGGCTGGCATCGTCGATCCGCAGATCGGCGAGCGGGCGATTGCCTGTTTCGGCAAGGAAATGACCCTCTGGCTCGGTGCTGCGGCAACCGTCGCGCCAGCCGTCGACGGCGTGCTGATGCGCTCCGGTGAGCGCGAAGCGAAGGTCGATCTGCTGCTCGCCGCGCTCGGCCGGCGCCCCAATGTCGACAGCCTTAACCTCGCAGCGGCCGGCGTTGCGGTCGACGCGCACGGCTTGCCGGAATTCGATCCGGCGACGCTGCAGGTCGGCAACTTGCCGATCTTCATCGCCGGTGACGCCAACGGCGACCGGCCGCTGATGCACGAAGCGGCCGACCAGGGCGTCATCGCCGGTTATAACGCGGCACGGCCGCAAGCCACCCGGTTCGGGCGCAAGGTGGCGATCGGCATCGCCTTTTCGGATCCGGACGTGACCAGTGTTGGCGCCCGTTTTGACCAGCTCGACCCGCAGGTCATCGTGATTGGCAGCGCCGGCGGCGACAGCAATGGGCGGGCGAAGATTCTCGGCAGCGAGGACAGCCTGCTGCGTATCTACGCCGACGCGCGCGACGGCAAGCTGCTCGGCGCCGCAATGGTGGCGACCGGCGGCGAACATCTGGCACATTTGCTGGCCTGGGCCATTCAGCGGGGCGAGACGGCGCAGAGCCTGCTGCAGTTGCCGTTCTATCACCCGGTCGTTGAGGAAATGCTGCAAACCGCGTTGAAGGAAATCGCCCAGAAATTCCCCGATCCGGATGGCTTGCCCGCTGGATTGTTCAAGGCGTAG
- a CDS encoding polyhydroxyalkanoic acid system family protein yields MSEILITKKHRLTAKKARAAAELVAADLEKEFNLEHEWDEEGVLHFERMGVHGQLTLGRGEVTIHIHLGFLLRPFKSGLEHEIHDYFDARFA; encoded by the coding sequence ATGAGCGAAATACTGATCACCAAGAAACATCGCCTGACTGCGAAAAAGGCGCGAGCGGCCGCCGAGTTGGTTGCCGCCGACCTGGAAAAGGAATTCAATCTGGAGCACGAATGGGACGAGGAGGGTGTTCTGCATTTCGAGCGCATGGGCGTCCACGGGCAATTGACGCTTGGCAGAGGCGAGGTGACGATCCACATCCATCTCGGATTTTTGCTCAGACCGTTCAAGAGCGGACTTGAGCACGAAATCCACGACTACTTCGACGCGCGCTTCGCCTAG
- a CDS encoding FAD-dependent oxidoreductase: MSNNAPHIAILGAGFAALSAVRELRRRLPQAKISLLAPSAEFVYLPSLIWIPPGIRQGSDLIIPLRKFIEKHRVDYRQCTVQGLANGGRTVLTDHGEIENEALIIATGGRFLKGMPGIEHALTLCEGVAAAERIRDRLNEMDGGHVAFGFGGNPKEPSAMRGGPMFELLFGVETWLRQQGKRDKFKLIFFNAAAEPGKRLGEKAVKNLLIEMQRRGVATHLGEKILGFDERSLKTENATLPADLILFMPGLTGPAWAAQSGIELSSGGFFPADEYCAVKGCDKVFVAGDAGSYPGPDWLPKQAHMADLQARAAAENLVMVLAGKPPVAKPRPELICIVDSVDSGMLVYRDPKRSLMLPSSKVFHWAKRYFETHYLRTFR, from the coding sequence ATGTCCAACAACGCCCCCCACATAGCCATCCTCGGTGCCGGATTTGCCGCTCTCAGCGCGGTTCGTGAACTACGCCGCCGGCTACCGCAGGCCAAAATCTCGCTGCTTGCGCCAAGTGCCGAATTCGTTTACTTGCCAAGCCTCATCTGGATTCCGCCTGGCATTCGCCAAGGTAGCGACCTGATCATCCCGCTCCGCAAATTTATCGAGAAACATCGCGTCGATTATCGTCAATGCACCGTTCAAGGCCTGGCCAACGGCGGGCGCACGGTGCTGACCGACCACGGCGAAATTGAAAACGAAGCCTTGATCATCGCCACCGGCGGCCGCTTCCTCAAAGGCATGCCCGGTATCGAACATGCGCTGACGCTGTGCGAGGGCGTTGCCGCCGCCGAGCGCATCCGCGACCGCCTGAACGAAATGGACGGCGGTCATGTCGCCTTCGGTTTCGGCGGCAATCCGAAGGAGCCTTCGGCAATGCGCGGCGGACCAATGTTCGAACTGCTGTTCGGCGTCGAAACCTGGCTGCGCCAGCAAGGCAAGCGCGACAAGTTCAAACTGATTTTTTTCAATGCCGCAGCCGAACCGGGCAAGCGCCTGGGCGAAAAGGCGGTCAAGAACCTGCTCATCGAAATGCAGCGACGTGGAGTCGCCACCCATCTTGGCGAAAAGATTCTCGGCTTCGACGAACGCTCGTTAAAGACCGAAAATGCTACCTTGCCGGCTGACCTGATCCTCTTCATGCCCGGCCTGACCGGCCCCGCTTGGGCGGCACAATCGGGCATCGAACTGTCGTCCGGCGGCTTCTTCCCGGCCGATGAATATTGCGCCGTCAAAGGCTGCGACAAGGTATTCGTCGCCGGCGATGCCGGCAGCTACCCCGGCCCCGACTGGCTGCCCAAGCAGGCGCACATGGCCGACCTGCAAGCCAGGGCGGCGGCGGAAAATCTGGTAATGGTGCTGGCCGGCAAACCGCCGGTCGCCAAGCCGCGCCCGGAACTGATCTGCATCGTCGACAGCGTCGATTCCGGCATGCTGGTCTACCGTGACCCAAAGCGCAGCCTGATGCTGCCGTCTTCCAAGGTATTCCACTGGGCCAAACGTTATTTCGAAACGCATTACCTGCGTACTTTTCGCTGA
- a CDS encoding acyl-CoA-binding protein, with amino-acid sequence MSKLKSAFDDAVADSKMLAERPDNQTLLRIYGLFKQASEGDATGKRPGFTNLVGRAKHDAWAALQGTSSDTAMQAYVDLIMELKG; translated from the coding sequence ATGAGCAAACTCAAGTCAGCCTTCGACGACGCCGTTGCCGATTCAAAGATGCTCGCCGAACGCCCCGATAACCAGACCCTGCTGCGGATCTACGGCCTTTTCAAACAGGCCAGCGAGGGAGATGCGACGGGGAAACGTCCGGGCTTCACCAACTTGGTCGGCCGCGCCAAGCACGATGCTTGGGCAGCCCTGCAAGGCACCTCGTCGGATACGGCGATGCAGGCTTACGTCGATCTGATCATGGAGCTGAAAGGCTAG
- a CDS encoding IS5 family transposase: MADNRQFVEAVLWIARTGSPWRDLPCPFGPWNSVYQRFARWSRRGVWHRIFTQLAQDADFEEVFIDSTIVRAHQHAAGAPKKTVARRLGDHGAD, translated from the coding sequence GTGGCCGATAATCGACAGTTCGTTGAAGCGGTTTTGTGGATTGCTCGCACGGGTAGTCCGTGGCGTGACCTGCCATGCCCATTCGGGCCGTGGAATAGTGTCTATCAACGATTTGCTCGCTGGTCGCGGCGTGGTGTCTGGCATCGCATCTTCACCCAGTTGGCGCAGGACGCAGATTTCGAAGAGGTGTTCATCGACAGCACCATCGTTCGCGCCCATCAACATGCCGCCGGTGCACCAAAAAAAACGGTGGCCAGGCGCTTGGGCGATCACGGGGCGGACTGA
- a CDS encoding HAMP domain-containing histidine kinase yields the protein MSFIFRATKGTDQIANLRRLIAVRWIALVLMAGLTLLVPAALAIPLPTLPLLAIVAITALFNGVTQWRIRHAESATLLELFSQILVDIATLSSLVFFSGGATNPLVSLLLPPVAIAALTLPVRGVLAVGVAAVAAYSALMVFYVPLPLSDASRATRLHLLGMWLTFAVSALMIGGFVVRMTRLIRERDGELAAAREQALRDERIIAIGTLAAGAAHELGTPLATMSLLAGELIHDPQLPEAAREDISLLRQQIVACKEIITGLSRRAGAERLENPGIQPVDRWLDVVRQRWHALRPLVQSQLEVTGPQPAPTMVADPRLEQAILNLLNNAANASAERIDIRVSWIAEQIVIEIHDRGPGFPAGVLTQGGRVEFPAHAHGSGIGLILTRSAIEQTGGRLVLLNPSAGGALARLELTKGT from the coding sequence ATGTCCTTCATCTTCCGCGCCACCAAAGGCACCGACCAGATCGCCAACCTGCGCCGCCTGATCGCGGTTCGCTGGATCGCCCTGGTGCTAATGGCGGGACTGACCCTGCTAGTACCCGCGGCGCTCGCCATTCCGTTGCCGACATTGCCTCTTTTGGCGATCGTCGCCATCACCGCGCTCTTCAACGGCGTCACGCAGTGGCGGATCAGGCATGCCGAATCGGCAACGCTGCTCGAGCTGTTCAGCCAGATACTGGTCGATATCGCCACGCTCAGTAGCCTGGTTTTCTTCAGTGGCGGCGCCACCAACCCGCTGGTTTCCCTGCTGCTGCCGCCGGTGGCAATTGCCGCGCTGACCCTGCCGGTGCGCGGCGTCCTTGCCGTAGGCGTCGCAGCTGTTGCCGCCTATTCGGCGCTGATGGTCTTCTATGTGCCGCTGCCATTGAGCGACGCGAGCCGTGCCACGCGGCTTCACCTGCTCGGCATGTGGCTGACCTTCGCGGTGTCGGCGCTGATGATCGGCGGGTTCGTCGTACGCATGACCCGCCTGATCCGCGAGCGCGACGGCGAACTGGCCGCCGCCCGCGAACAGGCGCTGCGCGATGAGCGGATCATCGCTATCGGCACGCTCGCCGCCGGCGCCGCGCATGAACTCGGCACGCCGCTCGCCACCATGTCGCTGCTCGCCGGTGAACTCATCCACGACCCGCAATTGCCGGAAGCCGCGCGCGAAGACATCAGCCTGCTCCGCCAGCAGATCGTCGCCTGCAAGGAGATCATCACCGGTCTGTCGCGCCGGGCCGGCGCCGAGCGCCTCGAAAATCCCGGCATCCAGCCCGTCGACCGCTGGCTTGACGTTGTTCGCCAGCGCTGGCACGCTTTGCGCCCGCTGGTCCAGAGCCAGCTCGAAGTGACGGGCCCCCAGCCAGCACCAACCATGGTCGCCGATCCGCGCCTGGAACAGGCAATCCTCAATCTATTGAACAATGCTGCCAACGCATCAGCGGAGCGCATCGACATTCGCGTGAGCTGGATAGCGGAGCAAATCGTCATCGAGATCCACGATCGCGGCCCCGGCTTCCCGGCAGGCGTTCTGACGCAAGGCGGCCGGGTCGAGTTTCCCGCGCACGCGCATGGCAGCGGTATCGGCTTGATACTCACCCGCTCGGCAATCGAACAGACCGGTGGACGCCTCGTGTTGCTCAACCCATCCGCGGGCGGTGCCCTTGCCCGCCTCGAACTGACCAAGGGAACCTGA